One genomic region from Planctomycetia bacterium encodes:
- a CDS encoding type II secretion system GspH family protein yields MKMPSRSRPSVRRALTLVELVVVMVILAAVAGIILPLLPNMITRAHTSTGATNVGELAKALQTHEAIYLSSPNNFDSLVTTPAGTIATYVPGNTGFDLTTIPVPTQETIDSLNAAGIKTVAQMVVATTGDFNPTFYPYGNSTATLPTVTTIGTTTPLAAITGAAALRKFSLPVDGTYVVFGAGSRTTMQGKTLQEAPVHFSDEGTSAPNLAYSRFGIVYQTATAGGSPLDRARLIGIVAFHPDGIVTLNDHLAEFWNSNKN; encoded by the coding sequence ATGAAGATGCCATCCCGATCTCGTCCGTCGGTTCGCCGTGCTCTCACGTTGGTCGAGCTCGTCGTCGTCATGGTGATCTTGGCCGCCGTGGCCGGAATCATCCTGCCGCTGTTGCCGAATATGATCACGCGGGCCCATACTTCGACGGGAGCCACGAACGTCGGCGAGCTTGCCAAGGCCCTGCAGACGCATGAGGCGATCTACCTATCGTCGCCCAACAATTTCGACTCGCTCGTGACGACCCCGGCGGGAACCATCGCGACGTACGTTCCCGGCAATACGGGCTTCGATCTGACGACGATCCCAGTGCCGACCCAAGAGACGATCGACTCGCTCAACGCCGCGGGAATTAAGACGGTGGCGCAAATGGTCGTCGCGACGACCGGCGACTTCAACCCGACGTTCTATCCCTACGGCAACAGCACGGCGACGCTGCCGACCGTGACGACGATCGGCACGACGACACCGCTGGCGGCGATCACCGGCGCGGCGGCGCTGCGCAAATTCTCGCTGCCCGTCGATGGGACCTATGTCGTGTTCGGTGCCGGAAGCCGCACGACGATGCAAGGCAAGACGCTACAAGAAGCCCCGGTGCATTTCTCCGACGAAGGAACCTCGGCTCCGAACTTGGCTTACTCCCGTTTCGGCATCGTCTATCAAACCGCCACGGCCGGCGGCAGCCCGCTCGATCGCGCGCGCCTGATCGGCATCGTGGCGTTCCATCCGGACGGCATCGTGACGCTCAACGACCACCTCGCCGAGTTCTGGAACTCAAACAAGAACTAA
- a CDS encoding insulinase family protein: MQFRKQVLDNGLEIVAEVNDEARSSSLGFFVRTGARDETDDVAGVSHFLEHMMFKGTPTRTAEQVNLEFDALGADYNAFTSEEQTVYYASVLPEYQGRTTELLADMLRPSLRTEDFDTEKKVIVEEIRMYLDQPPFGADDLVRSLHYGKHPLGRSVLGTVESIEALPVDAMRAYFERRYSPTNIMVAAAGKIDFDKLVEDVHRYCHAWQRIETERDITTAVGERKFQVLHKPKSTQEYVIQVADAPSSTDADRYAAKILTVILGDDSGSRFFWEIVDPGLAESASLSHHDGQGSGAFIGYLACDPELAADNLQRLAKIYADVEAGGVTETELAQAKSKLNSRVVLSGERPRGRLFNIGGNWMQRREYRTIHDDLEAVDRITTADLAAVVKKWPLTKNTTVVVGPLETI; the protein is encoded by the coding sequence GTGCAATTCCGTAAGCAAGTCTTAGACAACGGGCTCGAGATCGTCGCCGAAGTGAACGACGAGGCCCGCAGCAGCTCGCTCGGCTTCTTCGTGCGAACCGGTGCGCGCGACGAAACCGACGACGTCGCCGGCGTGAGCCACTTCCTCGAACACATGATGTTCAAAGGAACTCCTACACGCACGGCCGAGCAAGTGAACCTTGAGTTCGATGCGCTCGGGGCCGATTACAACGCTTTCACGAGCGAAGAGCAAACCGTGTACTACGCTTCGGTGTTGCCCGAATATCAGGGCCGCACGACGGAACTACTGGCCGACATGCTCCGCCCGTCGCTCCGCACCGAAGACTTCGACACCGAGAAGAAAGTGATCGTCGAAGAGATTCGGATGTACCTCGATCAGCCGCCGTTCGGGGCCGACGACCTCGTGCGGTCGCTGCATTACGGCAAGCACCCGCTCGGCCGGAGCGTGCTCGGCACGGTCGAGAGCATTGAAGCGTTGCCGGTCGACGCGATGCGGGCTTACTTCGAGCGCCGCTACTCGCCGACGAACATCATGGTGGCCGCGGCCGGTAAGATCGATTTCGACAAGCTGGTCGAAGACGTGCATCGCTACTGCCACGCCTGGCAGCGCATCGAGACGGAGCGCGACATTACGACGGCCGTCGGCGAGCGCAAGTTTCAGGTGTTGCATAAGCCGAAGTCGACGCAAGAATATGTCATTCAAGTGGCCGATGCCCCTTCGTCGACCGACGCCGATCGGTATGCCGCGAAGATTCTTACCGTCATTCTCGGCGACGACAGCGGCAGTCGATTCTTCTGGGAGATCGTCGATCCCGGCTTGGCGGAAAGCGCGAGCCTCTCGCATCACGACGGCCAAGGTTCCGGAGCGTTCATCGGATATCTGGCGTGCGACCCGGAGTTGGCGGCCGACAACTTGCAGCGCCTCGCGAAGATTTATGCCGACGTCGAAGCCGGCGGCGTGACCGAAACCGAACTCGCGCAAGCGAAGAGCAAGCTCAACTCGCGCGTCGTGTTGTCGGGCGAACGACCCCGCGGCCGGCTCTTCAACATCGGCGGCAATTGGATGCAACGCCGCGAATACCGCACGATCCACGACGACCTCGAAGCGGTCGACAGGATCACGACGGCCGATCTGGCGGCCGTCGTGAAGAAATGGCCGCTGACGAAGAACACGACCGTCGTCGTCGGCCCGCTGGAAACGATTTAA